A window of the Lactuca sativa cultivar Salinas chromosome 7, Lsat_Salinas_v11, whole genome shotgun sequence genome harbors these coding sequences:
- the LOC111894634 gene encoding uncharacterized protein LOC111894634 isoform X2, whose translation MSETPAEVCLVRCPKCESLLPEVTDYSVYQCGGCGAILHASRKPIHSAKVSNEENDEVSNNKSKELQNVNFSSQKTKNLSLDFNQDDLRCNESMQIDQKMENLNINGESGNLEPQINTSRRPFQSSINQDEILRKLDELKDQIVQAKEKTSFSNNLIRSRPPIPSPYQHPYFSSQYVSKDSDARMQFHHLLCSCLICYTNHHRPRPPPPLHYRHDYRKPYTQWSGNLNRPRRWILAAGGRRCRLVAGGSPFIACYNCFELLQIPTKSYGKTLKKLRCATCSQVILISVVDKKLVSNPEKIGGKINKENMHKWRVNTMEFSSNDFDVSGDFDFKWLDRSLSSPPSESSLQDHFDYSTSVSRQSSMKDVATEIRILSNEGSVNNGTSQESLDQQDDTGGHESFLLGMIKKSFKLSRSNDHVDPGKVNVTVNGQPLPDRVVKKAEKISGPIQPGDYWYDSRAGFWGMMGGPCRGIIPVFL comes from the exons ATGTCTGAAACCCCAGCGGAGGTTTGCTTGGTTCGCTGCCCTAAATGTGAAAGTCTGCTGCCTGAAGTTACTGATTACTCTGTTTATCAGTGTGGTGGTTGTGGCGCTATTCTTCATG CAAGCCGTAAACCCATCCACTCAGCAAAAGTTTCTAATGAAGAAAACGATGAGGTTTCAAACAATAAGTCTAAAGAATTACAAAATGTCAACTTCTCGAGTCAGAAAACAAAGAATTTAAGTTTAGACTTCAATCAAGATGATCTTAGATGTAACGAGAGCATGCAGATTGATCAAAAGATGGAGAATTTGAACATAAATGGTGAATCGGGAAACTTGGAACCCCAAATAAACACTTCACGAAGACCTTTTCAGTCCTCGATTAACCAAGATGAAATCTTACGGAAATTAGACGAACTTAAGGATCAAATTGTTCAGGCTAAAGAAAAAACTTCATTTTCTAACAATCTTATTAGATCACGACCTCCAATTCCATCCCCATATCAACATCCTTACTTTTCCAGTCAATATGTTAGTAAAGATTCGGATGCTCGTATGCAATTTCACCATCTTTTATGTTCTTGTCTGATTTGCTACACCAATCACCACCGTCCCCGCCCTCCACCACCACTTCACTACCGCCATGACTATCGAAAACCCTACACACAGTGGTCAGGCAACCTTAATCGTCCCCGGAGATGGATTTTAGCTGCCGGAGGGAGGCGGTGCCGCCTGGTAGCTGGCGGCTCTCCGTTTATAGCTTGTTACAATTGTTTTGAATTGCTTCAAATACCCACGAAAAGCTATGGAAAAACTCTAAAGAAATTGAGATGTGCAACGTGCTCTCAAGTGATCTTGATTTCTGTTGTCGACAAGAAGCTCGTTAGCAACCCTGAGAAGATCGGTGGTAAAATTAACAAAGAAAATATGCATAAATGGCGTGTCAATACCATGGAGTTTTCATCCAATGATTTTGATGTTTCGGGTGATTTTGATTTCAAATGGTTAGATAGAAGTTTATCTTCACCACCTTCCGAATCTTCACTTCAAGATCATTTTGATTATTCAACATCGGTTTCCCGCCAAAGCTCCATGAAAGATGTTGCCACTGAGATCAGAATTTTGTCAAACGAGGGTAGTGTTAACAATGGTACATCTCAAGAATCTTTGGATCAACAAGATGATACAGGAGGACATGAATCTTTCTTGTTGGGTATGATCAagaaaagcttcaagctttcaaGATCTAATGATCATGTTGACCCTGGAAAAGTCAACGTTACGGTCAACGGGCAACCGTTGCCTGATCGGGTGGTCAAGAAAGCTGAAAAGATTTCTGGACCGATACAACCAGGGGATTACTG GTATGATTCCAGAGCTGGATTCTGGGGCATGATGGGTGGCCCATGTCGTGGCATAATTCCG GTGTTTTTGTGA
- the LOC111894634 gene encoding uncharacterized protein LOC111894634 isoform X1: MSETPAEVCLVRCPKCESLLPEVTDYSVYQCGGCGAILHASRKPIHSAKVSNEENDEVSNNKSKELQNVNFSSQKTKNLSLDFNQDDLRCNESMQIDQKMENLNINGESGNLEPQINTSRRPFQSSINQDEILRKLDELKDQIVQAKEKTSFSNNLIRSRPPIPSPYQHPYFSSQYVSKDSDARMQFHHLLCSCLICYTNHHRPRPPPPLHYRHDYRKPYTQWSGNLNRPRRWILAAGGRRCRLVAGGSPFIACYNCFELLQIPTKSYGKTLKKLRCATCSQVILISVVDKKLVSNPEKIGGKINKENMHKWRVNTMEFSSNDFDVSGDFDFKWLDRSLSSPPSESSLQDHFDYSTSVSRQSSMKDVATEIRILSNEGSVNNGTSQESLDQQDDTGGHESFLLGMIKKSFKLSRSNDHVDPGKVNVTVNGQPLPDRVVKKAEKISGPIQPGDYWYDSRAGFWGMMGGPCRGIIPPFIEEFNYMMPEKCADGHTGVFVNGRELHERDLDLLASRGLPTDTDRSYIIEISGRVLHEGSGSELQCLGKLAPTVENKKHGFGMKPPKMMD, translated from the exons ATGTCTGAAACCCCAGCGGAGGTTTGCTTGGTTCGCTGCCCTAAATGTGAAAGTCTGCTGCCTGAAGTTACTGATTACTCTGTTTATCAGTGTGGTGGTTGTGGCGCTATTCTTCATG CAAGCCGTAAACCCATCCACTCAGCAAAAGTTTCTAATGAAGAAAACGATGAGGTTTCAAACAATAAGTCTAAAGAATTACAAAATGTCAACTTCTCGAGTCAGAAAACAAAGAATTTAAGTTTAGACTTCAATCAAGATGATCTTAGATGTAACGAGAGCATGCAGATTGATCAAAAGATGGAGAATTTGAACATAAATGGTGAATCGGGAAACTTGGAACCCCAAATAAACACTTCACGAAGACCTTTTCAGTCCTCGATTAACCAAGATGAAATCTTACGGAAATTAGACGAACTTAAGGATCAAATTGTTCAGGCTAAAGAAAAAACTTCATTTTCTAACAATCTTATTAGATCACGACCTCCAATTCCATCCCCATATCAACATCCTTACTTTTCCAGTCAATATGTTAGTAAAGATTCGGATGCTCGTATGCAATTTCACCATCTTTTATGTTCTTGTCTGATTTGCTACACCAATCACCACCGTCCCCGCCCTCCACCACCACTTCACTACCGCCATGACTATCGAAAACCCTACACACAGTGGTCAGGCAACCTTAATCGTCCCCGGAGATGGATTTTAGCTGCCGGAGGGAGGCGGTGCCGCCTGGTAGCTGGCGGCTCTCCGTTTATAGCTTGTTACAATTGTTTTGAATTGCTTCAAATACCCACGAAAAGCTATGGAAAAACTCTAAAGAAATTGAGATGTGCAACGTGCTCTCAAGTGATCTTGATTTCTGTTGTCGACAAGAAGCTCGTTAGCAACCCTGAGAAGATCGGTGGTAAAATTAACAAAGAAAATATGCATAAATGGCGTGTCAATACCATGGAGTTTTCATCCAATGATTTTGATGTTTCGGGTGATTTTGATTTCAAATGGTTAGATAGAAGTTTATCTTCACCACCTTCCGAATCTTCACTTCAAGATCATTTTGATTATTCAACATCGGTTTCCCGCCAAAGCTCCATGAAAGATGTTGCCACTGAGATCAGAATTTTGTCAAACGAGGGTAGTGTTAACAATGGTACATCTCAAGAATCTTTGGATCAACAAGATGATACAGGAGGACATGAATCTTTCTTGTTGGGTATGATCAagaaaagcttcaagctttcaaGATCTAATGATCATGTTGACCCTGGAAAAGTCAACGTTACGGTCAACGGGCAACCGTTGCCTGATCGGGTGGTCAAGAAAGCTGAAAAGATTTCTGGACCGATACAACCAGGGGATTACTG GTATGATTCCAGAGCTGGATTCTGGGGCATGATGGGTGGCCCATGTCGTGGCATAATTCCG CCATTTATCGAAGAATTCAATTACATGATGCCTGAAAAGTGTGCTGATGGGCATACAGGTGTTTTTGTGAATGGGCGGGAGTTGCATGAAAGGGACTTGGATTTGCTTGCAAGCAGAGGGCTGCCAACCGATACAGATCGATCCTACATAATTGAGATATCTGGGAGAGTGCTTCACGAAGGATCCGGTAGCGAGCTTCAATGTCTCGGAAAACTTGCTCCTAC GGTTGAGAACAAAAAGCATGGATTTGGGATGAAACCCCCGAAAATGATGGATTAA